In a single window of the Zea mays cultivar B73 chromosome 5, Zm-B73-REFERENCE-NAM-5.0, whole genome shotgun sequence genome:
- the LOC112136098 gene encoding uncharacterized protein isoform X1, with translation MATEEVLHKVQSLILRCLQMYMDQKEVVDALSHHSKIEPCITELVWRQLEHQNPLFFKAYYMRLMLKNQIMVFNKLLQDQFEVINKEFSSGIPSMSLPNGSNSNLLKQNPCFLPETAPGSAMPDGIMHNGSSRGIINGTPSGDQLLNASKDLHGLHNGIDASTSLQSDQNAAAVLYGVDNETSATIKTESCYSSNADFAFCGNTFLESCQSIGDASGGGSFSSSELNGQPLNDSILDMESSSFSFLNQMPQSFIFPDLGDDFNQSAEITQFLTPETNFSDSTGGDHTAG, from the exons ATGGCGACCGAGGAGGTACTCCATAAG GTCCAGAGTCTTATATTGCGCTGCCTTCAGATGTACATGGACCAGAAAGAAGTGGTCGATGCCCTCTCCCACCACTCGAAGATAGAGCCCTGCATTACTGAACTTG TTTGGCGACAACTTGAGCATCAAAATCCTCTGTTTTTCAAGGCGTACTATATGAGACTAATGCTTAAGAATCAAATAATGGTCTTCAACAAGCTTCTTCAGGATCAGTTTGAGGTTATCAATAAAGAATTTTCTTCAGGGATCCCTTCTATGTCGCTTCCTAATGGCTCTAACTCCAACCTAT TGAAGCAAAATCCATGCTTTTTGCCAGAGACTGCTCCTGGATCTGCAATGCCAGATGGTATAATGCACAATGGAAGTTCGCGTGGTATAATAAATGGCACACCATCTGGCGATCAATTGCTCAATGCTAGTAAAGACTTGCATGGCCTTCATAATGGAATAGATGCTTCGACTAGTCTGCAGTCAGACCAGAACGCAGCTGCTGTGCTGTATGGTGTAGACAACGAGACAAGTGCAACGATAAAGACCGAGTCTTGCTATTCGAGCAATGCTGATTTTGCTTTCTGTGGGAATACTTTCCTGGAATCGTGCCAGTCAATAGGCGATGCATCTGGTGGTGGATCCTTCAGTAGCTCAGAGCTGAACGGGCAACCACTAAACGATTCAATTCTGGATATGGAATCATCGTCATTTAGCTTCTTGAACCAAATGCCCCAAAGCTTCAtctttccggacttgggagacgaTTTCAACCAAAGTGCAG AGATAACACAATTTCTCACCCCGGAAACAAATTTCTCCGATTCGACAGGGGGAGACCATACAG CAGGTTGA
- the LOC112136098 gene encoding uncharacterized protein isoform X2, with protein MATEEVLHKVQSLILRCLQMYMDQKEVVDALSHHSKIEPCITELVWRQLEHQNPLFFKAYYMRLMLKNQIMVFNKLLQDQFEVINKEFSSGIPSMSLPNGSNSNLLKQNPCFLPETAPGSAMPDGIMHNGSSRGIINGTPSGDQLLNASKDLHGLHNGIDASTSLQSDQNAAAVLYGVDNETSATIKTESCYSSNADFAFCGNTFLESCQSIGDASGGGSFSSSELNGQPLNDSILDMESSSFSFLNQMPQSFIFPDLGDDFNQSAEITQFLTPETNFSDSTGGDHTG; from the exons ATGGCGACCGAGGAGGTACTCCATAAG GTCCAGAGTCTTATATTGCGCTGCCTTCAGATGTACATGGACCAGAAAGAAGTGGTCGATGCCCTCTCCCACCACTCGAAGATAGAGCCCTGCATTACTGAACTTG TTTGGCGACAACTTGAGCATCAAAATCCTCTGTTTTTCAAGGCGTACTATATGAGACTAATGCTTAAGAATCAAATAATGGTCTTCAACAAGCTTCTTCAGGATCAGTTTGAGGTTATCAATAAAGAATTTTCTTCAGGGATCCCTTCTATGTCGCTTCCTAATGGCTCTAACTCCAACCTAT TGAAGCAAAATCCATGCTTTTTGCCAGAGACTGCTCCTGGATCTGCAATGCCAGATGGTATAATGCACAATGGAAGTTCGCGTGGTATAATAAATGGCACACCATCTGGCGATCAATTGCTCAATGCTAGTAAAGACTTGCATGGCCTTCATAATGGAATAGATGCTTCGACTAGTCTGCAGTCAGACCAGAACGCAGCTGCTGTGCTGTATGGTGTAGACAACGAGACAAGTGCAACGATAAAGACCGAGTCTTGCTATTCGAGCAATGCTGATTTTGCTTTCTGTGGGAATACTTTCCTGGAATCGTGCCAGTCAATAGGCGATGCATCTGGTGGTGGATCCTTCAGTAGCTCAGAGCTGAACGGGCAACCACTAAACGATTCAATTCTGGATATGGAATCATCGTCATTTAGCTTCTTGAACCAAATGCCCCAAAGCTTCAtctttccggacttgggagacgaTTTCAACCAAAGTGCAG AGATAACACAATTTCTCACCCCGGAAACAAATTTCTCCGATTCGACAGGGGGAGACCATACAG GTTGA